The genomic region GGCCCGCAACCTGTGCTGGTCCAACCAGCGATGCCGCAATCAGTGCACCGGCCGCATCCATCCCCGAAATTTGCAACAGGCGCGGTAGGTGTGCCGCCATGGCGGTTGCGGTAAACCAGCTGGCGGCAAACACGATGGCCAGCAAGATCATTGGCATGTTGAAGATATCCGAACGCGATAGCTTGGCCGGGGGCGGGGCAGGGACGGGTTTGCTCTTGTTGTATTCTGCTATGGTCGGCGCGTCACCTTTGGTGCGCGGGATCAGAAACAGATTAAGCGGCAAGCCCAGCACGATATGCATCGCCGCCCAGAAATAGCACGCCGTGCGCCAGTCAAATTCGGCTTCTAACCCGGCGGTAATCGGCCAGCAGATCGTGCTGGCAAAACCGGCAATCAGGGTAATGCCGGTGATCGGTCCGCGTGCATCATGGCCATAAATCCAGCTCAGCGTGGCAAAGGCCGACTCATAAAGCCCCATCGACATGCCAACACCAATGACGCACCACGCAACACACATCATGGTCAGGCTATCGGCCGTACCCAGGAGCGCAAGACCCGCGGCAAAGATCAGGCTGGACACCGCCAGAACCGTGCGCCCGCCAAACTGATCAATCCGCGCCCCGGCCTTGGGGCCGAGCAACGCTGCAAACACCAGCGCAAGTGAAAAGGCGCCAAACGCCCAACCCGGCGGAATGCCAAGCTCAATTGCCATCGGCTCGGCCAGAATAGCCGGTAGATATAGCGTGGTGCCAAATGCAAGGGTCTGTCCCGTGCCCAACCCGATCACAATCGGCAATTTTGCGGGCGTGCCATGTGATGTTGACGTCATGGCAGGCCCCGACAGTCAAGGTCGGGCAGGCAGGCAAAAACGAGCGTCACGAACGTGTTCTTTTTGTTGCTTGGATGGAAACAAGCCTGAAAGCTATGCCGCACATATGCCAGCGTCAATCGACGATGTTTCGTCTGTCATCAATGTCATCTGCGTGTTACTTTCCGGTCAAGACGCCCCAAAAACCAACATCGTATTGTTCCAGTATGGTTTCCCTGTTTGAAAGTCAGGTCACGCGCCCTTTGGCCGACAGATTGCGCCCCGCCAAACTCGATGAAGTGGTGGGCCAGGGGCATCTGTTTGGCGATGATGGGCCGATCACCCGCATGATCAAGACCGGCCGTGTACCGTCCGTGATCCTCTGGGGACCACCGGGCTGTGGCAAGACGACACTGGCCCGCCTGATGGCCGATGTTGCCGATATGGCGTTTGAACCGCTCTCGGCGATCTTTTCTGGCGTTGCCGACCTGCGCAAGGTGTTTGAACGTGCCCGTGCGCGCCGTTCGACCGGCGGGGCAACGTTGCTATTCATTGATGAAATCCACCGTTTCAACAAGGCCCAGCAGGACAGCTTCCTGCCCTATGTCGAAGACGGCACCATCACCCTGATTGGTGCCACCACCGAAAATCCGTCGTTTGAGCTGAATGCAGCCTTGTTGTCACGCTGTCAGGTGCTGGTGCTCAAGCGTCTTGATGATCAGGGGCTTGAAGAACTTTTGGTGCGGGCCGAAAAGGAAATGGGCTTTGAGTTGCCGGTCACGCCAGAGGCACGTGAAACCCTGCGTGCCATGGCCGATGGCGACGGGCGTTATTGCCTGAATCTGGCAGAGGAACTGTTTTCCCTGCCGCCCAGCGAGGATGATGGTCCGCTTGGTGTGGCGGAGCTGGCCCGCACAGTGCAAAAGCGCATGCCGATTTACGATAAGGGCGATGACAGTCACTACAACCTGATCAGTGCGCTGCATAAATCCATTCGTGGCTCCGACCCGGATGCGGCCCTTTATTGGTTTAACCGCATGCTGGCCGGGGGCGAGGATCCCAAATTCGTTGCCCGGCGTCTGACCCGCATGGCGGTCGAGGATATCGGCCTTGCCGATCCGCAGGCCCAGCAATTCTGCATTGGCGCGTGGGAATCTTACGAACGCCTTGGCAGTCCCGAAGGCGAACTGGCCCTGGCACAGGCGGTGATTTACCTCGCCCTCGCCCCCAAATCCAACGCCGGTTATGCGGCTTATAAAAAGTCGCTCAAAATCGCGCGCGATACCGGCTCGCTGATGCCACCCGCCCATATCCTTAATGCGCCCACCAAGCTGATGAAGGATATCGGCTATGGCACCGGCTATGCCTATGACCATGATCAGGAAGATGGCTTTTCCGGCCAGAACTATTTCCCCGAAGGCATGCGTAGGCAGAATTTCTACGAGCCGGTTGAACGCGGCTTTGAACGTGATCTTAAAAAACGCGTCGAATATTTCGACCGCCTGCGCGCAGAGCGTCAAAAGAAACGCGACAATAACTAGCGTAAGGCGTGTTAGGTTCCAAATTGGAAACAATCTGGTGAAGAGTCTCTGGCTAAACAGATCGGTTTGGTAGGCGTAAGTTCAGGGCAACAAACGAACCCGGACTCGGAGACTGAAAATGACTAAAGTTCTGCATGTTAGCGCATCTGTGAATGGTGAGAACTCGAACTCCCGTCAGATCGCCCTCAAACTGATCGACCGCATCAAGGCCGCTGATTCTTCGGCAACCGTTATCGAACGCGATACCAACGAGGCAGTCGTTTCAGCGATCACCGGCGAAACCGTTGGTGCCTATTACACCCCGGCTGAAAACCGTTCCGAAGCTCAGAAAAAAGTGATCGCCGCATCTGACAAGATGGTGGCTGAGATTATGGATGCTGATGTTCTTGTCATCGGTGCACCGATGTACAACTTCTCCATCCCCTCGACCCTTAAGGCTTGGGTTGACCTGATTGCCCGCGTTGGTGTGACCTTCAACTACACCGAAAACGGCCCGGTTGGTCTGGTCGAAGGCAAAAAAGCCTACATCGTTGCCGCAACCGGTGGCGTTCCGGTCAATAGCCCGGCTGATTTCGCGACCCCGTACCTCAAACAGGTTCTGGCCTTTATCGGCATCACCGATGTTGAAGTCGTCGAAGCGTCTGGCTTTGGTGTTAACGCCGAAGAAGCCATGGCGAAGGCCATTGCCAATGTCGAAGCGGCCAAGCTTCCGGTCGCTGCCTAAGCATCCCGGTTAAAAAACTCCGATACATTCCCGCCGATCAGCGAATTTCCATATCCCCCCCTTGGTTTGCTGATTGACGGGCGTGTTTCCCGAAATGCCCGACGGTTCCCTCCCGTTCGGGCATTTTGATTCTTAACCTTTTGTGGTTAATGTATCGGAGTTCGCAAAAGGGCAGGTGGTGTCATTGAAACGGCTGGCGATGGTTGCAATCTGGGGACTGCTGGTACTGGCAGGCATTTTCGTAACGGTCCGTTTTACCGGGCTGATGGATCATATGTTGCCTGCAGGCGATCCCCCCAATATGACTTTCGGTCGCGATGCCGACCTTCCGAATGTGCCGAATTTCTTCCTTGCCTGTCCGGCTGACCGGCTGCCTGACAGTGATCGCGCCATGCAAAGTCCGTCTTTTGCGGCATCGGTCGCGACACTGACCGAAGTCTTGATCGAAACCGCCCCGGATCACGGCATGACGTTGATGACCGATGTTTCGGGTGGCAAGGCCGGTCGCCTTTATTTCCTGGCACGCTCGGCAGTATTTCGTTTTCCCGACTGGGTCGAGATCGAGCTGATCCTGCCTGAGGTCGATACTGAAACCGGCAATGATGTGGCTTTCTGTTTGTTCGCCCAATCGGTCTATGGCCACGATGATTTCGGGCAAAATGAAAAACGCACACGGGCCTGGCTTGCCGATGTCGAAGCCCGCATGGGACAAAATCAATAAACCGGGATTAAACCGCCAAGGCCAATGCGATTGATTATCCGTTGGCCATGCTGTTTGATACCCTTGGCTGGCATGGGCCCATGCCGTATTCACACGTGACATTTCAGGACTGAGGGAATAGGTTCCGCGCCATGCAATTTTCACCGTTGTTAATCGCATCCATTGCCTTGGGCGGTGCCATTGGTGCCGTTGCGCGTCACAGTGTTTCCGTCATGATGGGCTCTGTGATGGGTACTGGATTTCCCTGGGGAACCTTGACGGTCAATGTCGTCGGTTCGTTCCTGATGGGGGTGTTGATCGAGGTTTCCGCCCTTAAACTATCCATGGGGCTTGAAACGCGCGCACTCCTTGTGACCGGTTTTCTGGGGGCGTTTACAACTTTTTCGACGTTCTCGCTGGATGTCGCGACCTTGTATGAACGGGGCAATATGGGGCTTGCCGCCCTTTATGTTGGTGTTTCCGTGGTGGTCGGTATTTCGGCATTGTTTGGCGCAATCGCGCTGGTAAGGGGTATTCTGCAATGAGTGGTGTCACTCTGCGCAAGGTCAAGGCAGACGAGGCCGACATTCGGCTTGATCGCTGGTTCAAGCGCAACTGTCCCGAATTCACATTTGGTCAGGTCCAGAAATTCCTGCGTGGCGGTCAGATCCGTGTCGATGGCAAACGTGCCAAGGCCAATCAACGTGTTGAGCCGGGCCAGGAAATCCGTGTGCCGCCCGCGCCGGTTATGTCTGGTGGCGGCACCGGCCCATGGGCCGAAGACGGTTCGGGCTATAACCCGTCGGAAGTCCAGCAACGCAAACAGGCCGGCCCCGCCAAGTCGGATGCGACCGAGGCAGAGCTGCAAGCACTGCGCGATTCCGTTATTTTCTATGACGAGTTGGTTTTGGCGATCAACAAGCCCGCCGGCCTTGCCGTGCAGGGCGGGACCAACACTAATGTTCATGTCGATGGCATGCTTGATGCGCTGAAACTCGACAGCAAGGAACGCCCGAAGCTGGTCCACCGTCTGGATAAGGACACCAGTGGTGTTCTGTTGCTGGCCCGTTCGGCATCGGCGGCCCATGCGCTGACCAAGGCGTTCAAGGATAAATCGACCCGCAAGCTTTACTGGGCGATTGTCACCGGTGCGCCTGCGGAACGCGAAGGCATGATTGATGCCCCGCTTGCCAAAATCGCAGGCAAGGGCGGGGAGAAAATGGTCATCGACGAGAAGCTCGGAAAATCGGCACAGTCCGTCTTCCGTCAGCTTCACCGCGCCGGGCGCAAGGCGGCATGGCTTGCCCTGTCACCGCTGACCGGTCGTACTCACCAGTTGCGTGTTCATTGCGAGGCCATCGAATGCCCGATCCTCGGCGACGGCAAATATGGTGGACCCAAGGCGTTTATTGATGGCCTGTCCAATCAGATGCATCTGCATGCGCGTGCGATTGATTTCCCGCATCCCGTGACCGGCCATCGCGTCGTGATCGAGGCACCCGTGCCGGAACATTTCGCCGAAACGCTCAAAAAGCTGAACTTCGATCCGAAAACGCCGACCAAATTCCTGACCCCGGAAATTCACCGCGAAAAGGAAGAAAAGCCCAAACCAAAGGCAAAGCCGTCGCGTTCGCGCAAGAAATAAGGTGTTGTCGAAACAGCACCAGACACCGAAAAGCCGACGCACTGCGTCGGCTTTTTCGTCCTCCTGATCAAACGGCGTTGGGACACAGTCTGTACTAGGTATTTTTGCTGTCGAAACGTCTCATGAAGGCGTCATAGACCCGGTTCAGGTGTTGGGCATGAACCGTATTGCCCATGCGTTCACACATTTCGGCCTGGCCCTTGATCATCACGGCAAGCTGTTTGCGGCCGTTTTTGGTATGCACCATGCACTCACCCTCCTCAAGGGCGGTGACCAATGGAATATGCTCGCACTCGGCAATAGCCAGCACTTCCTCCTCGGTGAGGTCGCTGAAGTCGATGCAGTCGCGA from Thalassospira indica harbors:
- a CDS encoding MFS transporter, translating into MTSTSHGTPAKLPIVIGLGTGQTLAFGTTLYLPAILAEPMAIELGIPPGWAFGAFSLALVFAALLGPKAGARIDQFGGRTVLAVSSLIFAAGLALLGTADSLTMMCVAWCVIGVGMSMGLYESAFATLSWIYGHDARGPITGITLIAGFASTICWPITAGLEAEFDWRTACYFWAAMHIVLGLPLNLFLIPRTKGDAPTIAEYNKSKPVPAPPPAKLSRSDIFNMPMILLAIVFAASWFTATAMAAHLPRLLQISGMDAAGALIAASLVGPAQVAGRLAEFGLLKKMHPLISSRLSALTHPIGAVLLLIFGGPVGMLFTSLHGIGNGILTIAKGTLPLATFGPVGYGARQGYIMAPSRFAQAAAPFVFGLLIDDYGQYAILLTIALGLVTFAALMMLRHRPVSGNAD
- a CDS encoding replication-associated recombination protein A, with translation MVSLFESQVTRPLADRLRPAKLDEVVGQGHLFGDDGPITRMIKTGRVPSVILWGPPGCGKTTLARLMADVADMAFEPLSAIFSGVADLRKVFERARARRSTGGATLLFIDEIHRFNKAQQDSFLPYVEDGTITLIGATTENPSFELNAALLSRCQVLVLKRLDDQGLEELLVRAEKEMGFELPVTPEARETLRAMADGDGRYCLNLAEELFSLPPSEDDGPLGVAELARTVQKRMPIYDKGDDSHYNLISALHKSIRGSDPDAALYWFNRMLAGGEDPKFVARRLTRMAVEDIGLADPQAQQFCIGAWESYERLGSPEGELALAQAVIYLALAPKSNAGYAAYKKSLKIARDTGSLMPPAHILNAPTKLMKDIGYGTGYAYDHDQEDGFSGQNYFPEGMRRQNFYEPVERGFERDLKKRVEYFDRLRAERQKKRDNN
- a CDS encoding FMN-dependent NADH-azoreductase; translated protein: MTKVLHVSASVNGENSNSRQIALKLIDRIKAADSSATVIERDTNEAVVSAITGETVGAYYTPAENRSEAQKKVIAASDKMVAEIMDADVLVIGAPMYNFSIPSTLKAWVDLIARVGVTFNYTENGPVGLVEGKKAYIVAATGGVPVNSPADFATPYLKQVLAFIGITDVEVVEASGFGVNAEEAMAKAIANVEAAKLPVAA
- a CDS encoding DUF1499 domain-containing protein translates to MSLKRLAMVAIWGLLVLAGIFVTVRFTGLMDHMLPAGDPPNMTFGRDADLPNVPNFFLACPADRLPDSDRAMQSPSFAASVATLTEVLIETAPDHGMTLMTDVSGGKAGRLYFLARSAVFRFPDWVEIELILPEVDTETGNDVAFCLFAQSVYGHDDFGQNEKRTRAWLADVEARMGQNQ
- the crcB gene encoding fluoride efflux transporter CrcB, with the translated sequence MQFSPLLIASIALGGAIGAVARHSVSVMMGSVMGTGFPWGTLTVNVVGSFLMGVLIEVSALKLSMGLETRALLVTGFLGAFTTFSTFSLDVATLYERGNMGLAALYVGVSVVVGISALFGAIALVRGILQ
- a CDS encoding RluA family pseudouridine synthase, which translates into the protein MSGVTLRKVKADEADIRLDRWFKRNCPEFTFGQVQKFLRGGQIRVDGKRAKANQRVEPGQEIRVPPAPVMSGGGTGPWAEDGSGYNPSEVQQRKQAGPAKSDATEAELQALRDSVIFYDELVLAINKPAGLAVQGGTNTNVHVDGMLDALKLDSKERPKLVHRLDKDTSGVLLLARSASAAHALTKAFKDKSTRKLYWAIVTGAPAEREGMIDAPLAKIAGKGGEKMVIDEKLGKSAQSVFRQLHRAGRKAAWLALSPLTGRTHQLRVHCEAIECPILGDGKYGGPKAFIDGLSNQMHLHARAIDFPHPVTGHRVVIEAPVPEHFAETLKKLNFDPKTPTKFLTPEIHREKEEKPKPKAKPSRSRKK